Proteins from one Panicum virgatum strain AP13 chromosome 7K, P.virgatum_v5, whole genome shotgun sequence genomic window:
- the LOC120641461 gene encoding protein argonaute 1B isoform X2 has protein sequence MVRKKRTGPGGSGETSGESSGASGQGSSQRTERTQQHGGGRGWVPQQGGRGGGQHQGRGGHYQGRGGPEPHHPGGGPPEYHPRDYQGRGGEYLGRGGPRPRGGMPQPYYGGHRGGSVGRNVPPGPSRTVPELHQAPYVQYQAPMVSPSPSGSGSSSQPMVEVSSGHVQQQFQQLALRGQTSTDQEIQVAPASSKSLRFPLRPGKGTYGDRCIVKANHFFAELPDKDLHQYDVSITPEVTSRGVNRAVMGELVTLYRQSQLGGRLPAYDGRKSLYTAGPLPFTSRTFEITLQDEEDSLSGGQGGKRRERVFRVVIKFAARADLHHLAMFLAGRQADAPQEALQVLDIVLRELPTARYSPVGRSFYSPNLGRRQQLGEGLESWRGFYQSIRPTQMGLSLNIDMSSTAFIEPLPVIDFVAQLLNRDISVRPLSDSDRVKIKKALRGVKVEVTHRGNMRRKYRISGLTSQATRELSFPVDDRGTVKTVVQYFMETYGFSIQHTTLPCLQVGNQQRPNYLPMEVCKIVEGQRYSKRLNEKQITALLKVTCQRPQERELDILQTVHHNAYYEDPYAQEFGIRIDERLAAVEARVLPPPRLKYHDSGRERDVLPRVGQWNMMNKKMVNGGRVSNWACINFSRNVQDSAARGFCHELAIMCQISGMDFAPAPVLPPLTARPEHVERALKARYQDAMNILRPQGRELDLLIVILPDNNGSLYGDLKRICETDLGLVSQCCLTKHVFKMSKQYLANVALKINVKVGGRNTVLVDALTRRIPLVSDRPTIIFGADVTHPHPGEDSSPSIAAVVASQDWPEVTKYAGLVSAQAHRQELIQDLFKVWQDPQRGTVTGGMIKELLISFKRATGQKPQRIIFYRDGVSEGQFYQVLLYELDAIRKACASLEPNYQPPVTFVVVQKRHHTRLFANNHNDQRTVDRSGNILPGTVVDSKICHPTEFDFYLCSHAGIQGTSRPAHYHVLWDENKFTADELQTLTNNLCYTYARCTRSVSIVPPAYYAHLAAFRARFYMEPDTSDSGSMASGARGPPPGGARSSRAAGSVAVRPLPALKENVKRVMFYC, from the exons AtggtgaggaagaagagaacTGGCCCTGGTGGCTCTGGAGAAACTTCTGGAGAGTCTTCAGGGGCTTCTGGACAAGGTTCCTCACAGCGAACTGAGCGAACTCAACAACATGGGGGAGGACGCGGCTGGGTGCCTCAGCAgggcggccgtggtggcggtCAACACCAAGGCCGTGGTGGACACTATCAGGGCCGTGGAGGGCCAGAGCCACATCACCCGGGTGGTGGGCCACCTGAGTATCACCCGCGTGACTACCAGGGACGTGGCGGTGAATACCTGGGACGTGGTGGTCCCCGCCCCAGAGGTGGAATGCCACAGCCATACTATGGTGGGCATAGGGGAGGTAGTGTTGGACGAAATGTTCCTCCAGGTCCATCCAGAACAGTTCCCGAGCTGCACCAAGCCCCATATGTCCAGTATCAAGCCCCGATGGTTTCACCATCCCCATCGGGATCCGGCTCATCCTCACAGCCTATGGTAGAGGTGAGCTCTGGACATGTCCAACAACAATTTCAGCAACTTGCACTTCGCGGCCAGACTTCCAcagaccaagaaattcaagtgGCACCGGCATCAAGCAAATCGCTTCGGTTCCCGTTGCGCCCTGGCAAGGGTACTTATGGGGACAGGTGCATTGTGAAGGCAAATCATTTCTTTGCTGAGCTTCCTGACAAAGATCTTCACCAATACGAT GTATCTATAACACCTGAGGTTACTTCACGTGGTGTCAATCGTGCTGTCATGGGAGAGCTTGTAACGCTGTATAGACAATCCCAATTGGGTGGGCGTCTACCTGCATACGATGGAAGAAAGAGCCTTTATACAGCTGGACCACTGCCATTTACTTCTAGGACATTTGAAATTACCTTGCAAGATGAGGAAGATAGTCTTAGTGGTGGCCAAGGCGGTAAAAG GCGTGAGAGAGTATTTAGGGTGGTGATCAAATTTGCTGCCCGTGCTGATCTCCACCATTTGGCTATGTTCCTAGCTGGAAGGCAAGCAGATGCTCCTCAAGAAGCTCTTCAAGTGCTTGACATTGTACTGCGTGAACTGCCTACTGCGAG GTATTCTCCTGTTGGTAGATCATTTTATTCTCCGAACTTAGGAAGACGCCAGCAACTTGGTGAGGGTTTGGAAAGTTGGCGCGGTTTTTACCAAAGCATAAGACCGACACAGATGGGCCTTTCCCTGAATATTG ATATGTCATCTACTGCGTTTATCGAGCCTCTCCCTGTGATTGATTTTGTTGCTCAGCTTCTTAACAGAGATATCTCAGTTAGACCATTGTCTGATTCTGATCGTGTGAAG ATCAAAAAAGCCTTGAGAGGTGTGAAGGTCGAGGTCACACACCGTGGAAATATGCGCAGAAAATATCGTATTTCTGGCCTCACTTCACAAGCAACAAGAGAGCTATC ATTCCCAGTTGATGATCGTGGTACTGTGAAGACTGTGGTGCAATACTTCATGGAGACGTATGGTTTTAGTATTCAACACACCACTTTACCTTGCTTGCAAGTGGGCAATCAGCAAAGACCAAATTATCTGCCTATGGAA GTCTGTAAGATAGTTGAAGGACAGCGTTACTCAAAGCGACTCAACGAGAAACAAATCACTGCTCTACTGAAAGTGACCTGTCAGCGCCCTCAAGAGCGTGAGCTGGACATCTTACAG ACTGTGCATCACAATGCATACTATGAAGACCCGTATGCACAGGAATTTGGTATAAGAATTGATGAACGCCTCGCAGCAGTTGAAGCTCGTGTTCTGCCACCACCAAGG CTTAAATACCATGATAGTGGCAGAGAGAGGGATGTTTTGCCAAGAGTTGGCCAATGGAACATGATGAATAAG AAAATGGTTAATGGTGGCAGAGTCAGCAACTGGGCGTGTATTAACTTTTCTCGGAATGTGCAAGATAGTGCTGCTAGGGGCTTCTGTCATGAGCTGGCTATCATGTGCCAAATTTCTGGAATG GACTTCGCCCCTGCGCCTGTGCTGCCTCCGCTGACTGCAAGGCCAGAACATGTTGAGAGAGCATTAAAGGCACGTTATCAAGATGCGATGAACATACTGAGACCACAAGGCAGGGAACTTGACCTGCTGATTGTAATACTGCCCGACAATAATGGTTCTCTTTACG GGGATCTCAAGAGGATCTGTGAGACTGATCTAGGATTGGTCTCCCAGTGTTGTCTGACTAAGCATGTTTTTAAGATGAGCAAGCAGTATCTTGCCAATGTTGCACTCAAAATAAATGTTAAG GTTGGGGGAAGGAATACTGTACTTGTAGATGCTTTGACAAGGAGAATCCCCCTTGTCAGTGACAGACCGACTATTATATTTGGTGCTGATGTTACGCATCCtcatccaggagaagattccagTCCTTCCATTGCAGCT GTTGTTGCTTCGCAAGACTGGCCTGAGGTCACCAAGTATGCTGGACTAGTGAGTGCTCAAGCCCATCGCCAGGAGCTGATTCAGGATCTTTTCAAAGTATGGCAAGATCCACAACGAGGGACAGTAACTGGTGGCATGATCAA GGAACTTCTCATTTCTTTTAAGAGGGCAACTGGACAGAAACCTCAGAGGATCATATTCTACAG GGATGGTGTCAGTGAGGGACAGTTCTATCAAGTATTGCTGTATGAACTTGATGCCATCAGAAAG GCTTGTGCATCCTTGGAGCCCAATTACCAGCCTCCAGTTACTTTTGTGGTAGTTCAGAAGCGGCATCACACTAGGTTATTTGCTAATAACCACAATGATCAGCGTACGGTTGATAGAAGTGGGAACATACTGCCTG GCACCGTGGTTGATTCAAAGATTTGCCATCCTACCGAGTTTGATTTCTACCTGTGTAGCCATGCTGGCATTCAG GGAACAAGCCGCCCAGCTCATTATCATGTCCTGTGGGATGAGAACAAGTTTACAGCTGATGAGCTGCAGACTCTGACAAACAACCTGTGCTACAC GTACGCTAGGTGCACCCGCTCCGTGTCAATTG TGCCTCCGGCATACTATGCTCATTTGGCTGCCTTCCGAGCTCGCTTCTACATGGAACCAGATACTTCTGACAGCGGGTCAATGGCAAGTGGTGCCCGTGGCCCTCCACCAGGTGGGGCACGCAGCAGCAGGGCTGCAGGGAGTGTCGCCGttaggcccctgcccgccctcAAGGAAAATGTGAAGCGCGTCATGTTTTACTGCTGA
- the LOC120641461 gene encoding protein argonaute 1B isoform X1, translating to MICDLDMAMRVENGRPHQVPIMVRKKRTGPGGSGETSGESSGASGQGSSQRTERTQQHGGGRGWVPQQGGRGGGQHQGRGGHYQGRGGPEPHHPGGGPPEYHPRDYQGRGGEYLGRGGPRPRGGMPQPYYGGHRGGSVGRNVPPGPSRTVPELHQAPYVQYQAPMVSPSPSGSGSSSQPMVEVSSGHVQQQFQQLALRGQTSTDQEIQVAPASSKSLRFPLRPGKGTYGDRCIVKANHFFAELPDKDLHQYDVSITPEVTSRGVNRAVMGELVTLYRQSQLGGRLPAYDGRKSLYTAGPLPFTSRTFEITLQDEEDSLSGGQGGKRRERVFRVVIKFAARADLHHLAMFLAGRQADAPQEALQVLDIVLRELPTARYSPVGRSFYSPNLGRRQQLGEGLESWRGFYQSIRPTQMGLSLNIDMSSTAFIEPLPVIDFVAQLLNRDISVRPLSDSDRVKIKKALRGVKVEVTHRGNMRRKYRISGLTSQATRELSFPVDDRGTVKTVVQYFMETYGFSIQHTTLPCLQVGNQQRPNYLPMEVCKIVEGQRYSKRLNEKQITALLKVTCQRPQERELDILQTVHHNAYYEDPYAQEFGIRIDERLAAVEARVLPPPRLKYHDSGRERDVLPRVGQWNMMNKKMVNGGRVSNWACINFSRNVQDSAARGFCHELAIMCQISGMDFAPAPVLPPLTARPEHVERALKARYQDAMNILRPQGRELDLLIVILPDNNGSLYGDLKRICETDLGLVSQCCLTKHVFKMSKQYLANVALKINVKVGGRNTVLVDALTRRIPLVSDRPTIIFGADVTHPHPGEDSSPSIAAVVASQDWPEVTKYAGLVSAQAHRQELIQDLFKVWQDPQRGTVTGGMIKELLISFKRATGQKPQRIIFYRDGVSEGQFYQVLLYELDAIRKACASLEPNYQPPVTFVVVQKRHHTRLFANNHNDQRTVDRSGNILPGTVVDSKICHPTEFDFYLCSHAGIQGTSRPAHYHVLWDENKFTADELQTLTNNLCYTYARCTRSVSIVPPAYYAHLAAFRARFYMEPDTSDSGSMASGARGPPPGGARSSRAAGSVAVRPLPALKENVKRVMFYC from the exons ATGATCTGCGACCTTGACATGGCGATGCGGGTGGAGAACGGGCGCCCCCATCAAG TGCCCATCAtggtgaggaagaagagaacTGGCCCTGGTGGCTCTGGAGAAACTTCTGGAGAGTCTTCAGGGGCTTCTGGACAAGGTTCCTCACAGCGAACTGAGCGAACTCAACAACATGGGGGAGGACGCGGCTGGGTGCCTCAGCAgggcggccgtggtggcggtCAACACCAAGGCCGTGGTGGACACTATCAGGGCCGTGGAGGGCCAGAGCCACATCACCCGGGTGGTGGGCCACCTGAGTATCACCCGCGTGACTACCAGGGACGTGGCGGTGAATACCTGGGACGTGGTGGTCCCCGCCCCAGAGGTGGAATGCCACAGCCATACTATGGTGGGCATAGGGGAGGTAGTGTTGGACGAAATGTTCCTCCAGGTCCATCCAGAACAGTTCCCGAGCTGCACCAAGCCCCATATGTCCAGTATCAAGCCCCGATGGTTTCACCATCCCCATCGGGATCCGGCTCATCCTCACAGCCTATGGTAGAGGTGAGCTCTGGACATGTCCAACAACAATTTCAGCAACTTGCACTTCGCGGCCAGACTTCCAcagaccaagaaattcaagtgGCACCGGCATCAAGCAAATCGCTTCGGTTCCCGTTGCGCCCTGGCAAGGGTACTTATGGGGACAGGTGCATTGTGAAGGCAAATCATTTCTTTGCTGAGCTTCCTGACAAAGATCTTCACCAATACGAT GTATCTATAACACCTGAGGTTACTTCACGTGGTGTCAATCGTGCTGTCATGGGAGAGCTTGTAACGCTGTATAGACAATCCCAATTGGGTGGGCGTCTACCTGCATACGATGGAAGAAAGAGCCTTTATACAGCTGGACCACTGCCATTTACTTCTAGGACATTTGAAATTACCTTGCAAGATGAGGAAGATAGTCTTAGTGGTGGCCAAGGCGGTAAAAG GCGTGAGAGAGTATTTAGGGTGGTGATCAAATTTGCTGCCCGTGCTGATCTCCACCATTTGGCTATGTTCCTAGCTGGAAGGCAAGCAGATGCTCCTCAAGAAGCTCTTCAAGTGCTTGACATTGTACTGCGTGAACTGCCTACTGCGAG GTATTCTCCTGTTGGTAGATCATTTTATTCTCCGAACTTAGGAAGACGCCAGCAACTTGGTGAGGGTTTGGAAAGTTGGCGCGGTTTTTACCAAAGCATAAGACCGACACAGATGGGCCTTTCCCTGAATATTG ATATGTCATCTACTGCGTTTATCGAGCCTCTCCCTGTGATTGATTTTGTTGCTCAGCTTCTTAACAGAGATATCTCAGTTAGACCATTGTCTGATTCTGATCGTGTGAAG ATCAAAAAAGCCTTGAGAGGTGTGAAGGTCGAGGTCACACACCGTGGAAATATGCGCAGAAAATATCGTATTTCTGGCCTCACTTCACAAGCAACAAGAGAGCTATC ATTCCCAGTTGATGATCGTGGTACTGTGAAGACTGTGGTGCAATACTTCATGGAGACGTATGGTTTTAGTATTCAACACACCACTTTACCTTGCTTGCAAGTGGGCAATCAGCAAAGACCAAATTATCTGCCTATGGAA GTCTGTAAGATAGTTGAAGGACAGCGTTACTCAAAGCGACTCAACGAGAAACAAATCACTGCTCTACTGAAAGTGACCTGTCAGCGCCCTCAAGAGCGTGAGCTGGACATCTTACAG ACTGTGCATCACAATGCATACTATGAAGACCCGTATGCACAGGAATTTGGTATAAGAATTGATGAACGCCTCGCAGCAGTTGAAGCTCGTGTTCTGCCACCACCAAGG CTTAAATACCATGATAGTGGCAGAGAGAGGGATGTTTTGCCAAGAGTTGGCCAATGGAACATGATGAATAAG AAAATGGTTAATGGTGGCAGAGTCAGCAACTGGGCGTGTATTAACTTTTCTCGGAATGTGCAAGATAGTGCTGCTAGGGGCTTCTGTCATGAGCTGGCTATCATGTGCCAAATTTCTGGAATG GACTTCGCCCCTGCGCCTGTGCTGCCTCCGCTGACTGCAAGGCCAGAACATGTTGAGAGAGCATTAAAGGCACGTTATCAAGATGCGATGAACATACTGAGACCACAAGGCAGGGAACTTGACCTGCTGATTGTAATACTGCCCGACAATAATGGTTCTCTTTACG GGGATCTCAAGAGGATCTGTGAGACTGATCTAGGATTGGTCTCCCAGTGTTGTCTGACTAAGCATGTTTTTAAGATGAGCAAGCAGTATCTTGCCAATGTTGCACTCAAAATAAATGTTAAG GTTGGGGGAAGGAATACTGTACTTGTAGATGCTTTGACAAGGAGAATCCCCCTTGTCAGTGACAGACCGACTATTATATTTGGTGCTGATGTTACGCATCCtcatccaggagaagattccagTCCTTCCATTGCAGCT GTTGTTGCTTCGCAAGACTGGCCTGAGGTCACCAAGTATGCTGGACTAGTGAGTGCTCAAGCCCATCGCCAGGAGCTGATTCAGGATCTTTTCAAAGTATGGCAAGATCCACAACGAGGGACAGTAACTGGTGGCATGATCAA GGAACTTCTCATTTCTTTTAAGAGGGCAACTGGACAGAAACCTCAGAGGATCATATTCTACAG GGATGGTGTCAGTGAGGGACAGTTCTATCAAGTATTGCTGTATGAACTTGATGCCATCAGAAAG GCTTGTGCATCCTTGGAGCCCAATTACCAGCCTCCAGTTACTTTTGTGGTAGTTCAGAAGCGGCATCACACTAGGTTATTTGCTAATAACCACAATGATCAGCGTACGGTTGATAGAAGTGGGAACATACTGCCTG GCACCGTGGTTGATTCAAAGATTTGCCATCCTACCGAGTTTGATTTCTACCTGTGTAGCCATGCTGGCATTCAG GGAACAAGCCGCCCAGCTCATTATCATGTCCTGTGGGATGAGAACAAGTTTACAGCTGATGAGCTGCAGACTCTGACAAACAACCTGTGCTACAC GTACGCTAGGTGCACCCGCTCCGTGTCAATTG TGCCTCCGGCATACTATGCTCATTTGGCTGCCTTCCGAGCTCGCTTCTACATGGAACCAGATACTTCTGACAGCGGGTCAATGGCAAGTGGTGCCCGTGGCCCTCCACCAGGTGGGGCACGCAGCAGCAGGGCTGCAGGGAGTGTCGCCGttaggcccctgcccgccctcAAGGAAAATGTGAAGCGCGTCATGTTTTACTGCTGA
- the LOC120641459 gene encoding protein indeterminate-domain 5, chloroplastic-like, giving the protein MASNSSAAFFGIRDGDQQDQIKPLISPQQQQQHLAAALPGAASNAPASGQGAPAAAAQPPPKKKRTLPDPDAEVIALSPKTLLATNRFVCEVCNKGFQREQNLQLHRRGHNLPWKLKQKNPLQAQRRRVYLCPEPTCVHHDPSRALGDLTGIKKHFCRKHGEKKWKCDKCSKRYAVQSDWKAHSKICGTREYRCDCGTLFSRRDSFITHRAFCDALAQESARLPPTSLSSLTGHLYGATNAGNMALSLSQVGSHLNSTLQDGHHHHPSPELLRLGAAAGGGGGSIAARLDHLLSPTSGASAFRPAPQGSAAAFFLNAAGQDFGDDAGNGPHSFMQAGKPFHGLMQLPDLQGNGAGGPGGSAPGLFNLGFFANNGNSSGSSHEHASQGLMNNDQFSGGAGGGVGGGGSEASAAGIFGGNFVGGGDHVPTPGLYGGDQATMLPQMSATALLQKAAQMGATSSPNGAASMFRGFVGSSPHGHGRPATPHHMEQSEANLNDLMNSLAGGGVSAAGMFGGSNGGGAGMFDPRQLCDMEHKVKFGQGGGGGDMTRDFLGVGGGGIVRGISTPRGDHHQSSSDMSSLEAEMKSASSFNGGRMP; this is encoded by the exons ATGGCATCGAATTCATCGGCGGCGTTCTTCGGGATTAGGGATGGGGACCAGCAAGACCAGATTAAGCCGCTGATAtcaccgcagcagcagcagcagcacctggCAGCGGCGCTCCCCGGTGCTGCTTCGAACGCTCCGGCGTCCGGCCaaggcgcgccggcggcggcggcgcagccgccgcccaagAAGAAGAGAACTTTGCCAG ACCCCGACGCCGAGGTGATCGCGCTGTCTCCCAAGACGCTGCTGGCGACGAACCGGTTCGTGTGCGAGGTGTGCAACAAGGGGTTCCAGCGGGAGCAGAACCTGCAGCTGCACCGGCGCGGGCACAACCTGCCGTGGAAGCTCAAGCAGAAGAACCCGCTgcaggcgcagcggcggcgcgtgtACCTGTGCCCGGAGCCGACGTGCGTCCACCACGACCCGTCGCGCGCCCTCGGCGACCTCACCGGCATCAAGAAGCACTTCTGCCGCAAGCACGGCGAGAAGAAGTGGAAGTGCGACAAGTGCTCCAAGCGCTACGCCGTGCAGTCCGACTGGAAGGCGCACTCCAAGATCTGCGGCACCCGCGAGTATCGCTGCGACTGCGGCACCCTCTTCTCCAG GAGGGACAGCTTCATCACCCACCGGGCCTTCTGCGACGCGCTCGCGCAGGAGAGCGCGCGGCTGCCACCGACGAGCCTCAGCAGCCTCACCGGCCACCTCTACGGCGCCACCAACGCGGGCAACATGGCGCTCAGCCTCTCGCAGGTGGGCTCCCACCTCAACTCCACGCTCCAGgacggccaccaccaccacccgtcCCCGGAGCTCCTGCGcctcggcgccgcggccggcggcggcggcggcagcatcgCCGCGCGCCTCGACCACCTCCTGTCGCCCACCTCCGGCGCGTCCGCCTTCCGCCCGGCCCCgcagggctcggcggcggccttcTTCCTCAACGCGGCGGGGCAGGACTTCGGCGACGACGCCGGCAATGGGCCCCACTCGTTCATGCAGGCCGGCAAGCCGTTCCATGGCCTCATGCAGCTCCCCGACCTCCAGGGCAATGGCGCTGGGGGCCCCGGCGGCTCGGCGCCAGGCCTCTTCAACCTGGGCTTCTTCGCTAACAATGGCAACAGCTCGGGGTCTAGTCATGAGCACGCGAGCCAGGGGCTCATGAACAATGACCAGTTCAGCGGCGGGGCAGGTGGTGGCGTCGGAGGCGGTGGTTCGGAGGCATCGGCGGCGGGGATTTTCGGCGGAAACTTTGTTGGTGGCGGAGACCATGTCCCGACGCCGGGGCTCTACGGCGGTGATCAGGCCACCATGCTGCCGCAGATGTCGGCGACCGCACTGCTCCAGAAGGCGGCGCAGATGGGCGCCACCTCGAGCCCCAACGGCGCGGCATCCATGTTCCGAGGCTTTGTCGGCTCTTCCCCTCACGGGCACgggcggccggcgacgccgcATCACATGGAGCAGAGCGAGGCGAACCTGAACGACCTGATGAACTCGCTCGCCGGAGGCGGCGTCAGCGCCGCGGGGATGTTCGGCGGCAGcaacggtggcggcgcggggatGTTTGATCCGAGGCAGCTGTGCGACATGGAGCACAAGGTGAAGTtcggccagggcggcggcggcggcgacatgaCGCGGGACTTCCTCGGCGTGGGCGGAGGCGGCATCGTGCGCGGTATTTCGACGCCGAGAGGAGACCACCACCAGAGCAGCAGCGACATGAGCTCACTGGAGGCCGAGATGAAGTCGGCCTCGTCCTTCAACGGGGGCAGGATGCCATGA